A genomic region of Christiangramia sp. OXR-203 contains the following coding sequences:
- a CDS encoding glyoxalase, giving the protein MNPRDIKLLELRPEIPSARITDNMSEEERFQNKTLRPIAKLQNDLILAMFRNYIKKHKNKFYELKLDRRLIYVETAIQKDIKFRNSLKGAIIGQFTIQEYDTYIINSSALNKRMMNIVRERIQSSIQLLEKHDVAY; this is encoded by the coding sequence ATGAATCCTAGAGACATTAAATTACTGGAACTCAGGCCCGAGATTCCTTCTGCTAGAATTACTGATAATATGAGCGAAGAAGAACGTTTTCAAAATAAAACGCTTCGTCCTATTGCTAAACTTCAGAATGATCTAATCCTGGCTATGTTTAGAAATTACATCAAAAAGCACAAAAACAAATTTTACGAATTGAAACTGGATCGTAGATTGATCTACGTTGAAACTGCAATTCAGAAGGATATAAAATTCAGAAACAGTTTAAAAGGTGCGATCATCGGACAGTTTACTATCCAAGAGTACGATACATATATCATCAATAGTTCAGCATTGAACAAGCGAATGATGAATATTGTTCGTGAAAGAATACAGAGTAGTATTCAACTACTAGAAAAACATGACGTAGCGTACTAG
- a CDS encoding YqaA family protein — protein sequence MKEKAKSKKKSRIRLLHQYYSYTGFYSFVLGSLRKAVLPIVLFVAALWAIDHFLLDIEDMLVTVTETYSPWQVLSIFFLSESLLGLVPPELFIAWAGKSAIPFLYLSLLALGSYLGGIVSYWIGVSITKIPAVHNALELKLAKHIKNTRKWGGFLIIVGALLPIPFAMTSIAAGIIRFPFSSYLIFGLLRFARFYLYALVIFEMV from the coding sequence ATGAAAGAAAAAGCGAAATCTAAAAAGAAGTCGCGAATCCGCTTATTACACCAATACTACAGTTATACCGGTTTTTATTCTTTCGTTCTAGGAAGTTTAAGAAAAGCCGTTTTACCAATTGTACTATTTGTAGCTGCTTTGTGGGCGATCGATCACTTTCTCCTGGATATAGAAGACATGCTGGTGACGGTGACTGAAACCTATAGTCCGTGGCAGGTATTATCAATCTTTTTTCTATCTGAATCATTATTAGGCCTGGTTCCCCCAGAACTATTTATCGCCTGGGCAGGAAAGTCTGCTATTCCATTTTTGTACTTATCTTTACTCGCTTTAGGTTCATACCTTGGAGGAATCGTTTCTTATTGGATTGGTGTTTCAATCACTAAGATTCCAGCCGTACACAATGCACTGGAGCTTAAACTGGCAAAACATATCAAGAACACCCGTAAATGGGGAGGTTTCCTGATTATTGTTGGAGCTTTATTACCTATACCTTTTGCGATGACCAGTATCGCTGCAGGAATTATTAGATTCCCCTTTTCTAGCTATCTTATCTTTGGCTTACTTAGGTTTGCCAGGTTCTATTTGTACGCACTGGTTATATTTGAAATGGTTTAA
- a CDS encoding endonuclease/exonuclease/phosphatase family protein: protein MKLKPFLQGFGILAVLITLIPIVAVDFWWVRMFDYPHIQLTLLTLMAIFAYFLRFKISNWRDYAFMIILVGCFIYQFVKILPYTPFVPYDVGKPTETVDIQTGMMLLTSNVLQKNKEKAILIEEMKKLNPDVAVFTETDIKWADALKSGIGSDYPYKVEVPLDNTYGMLLYSKFKLNNPQVKYIVDDSIPSIHTEIELRSGARIQLHAIHPTPPMPQHNPSSSDRDAEMMKIALESMDSDIPVVVIGDFNDVAWSRTTSMFQTVGELLDVRKGRSFYNTFNAKSFIMRWSLDHIFVSEEFRVEKIGLGDDVKSDHFPFYAQLFLQPELAEEQKPDEAPEDEIRKAKEQIAEEEKENTEKGPNGSSNQ from the coding sequence ATGAAATTAAAACCTTTTCTACAGGGCTTCGGAATTCTTGCTGTACTAATCACCTTAATCCCGATCGTCGCTGTAGACTTTTGGTGGGTGAGAATGTTTGATTATCCACATATTCAGCTAACGTTGCTAACACTTATGGCAATTTTCGCTTACTTTTTAAGGTTTAAGATTTCAAATTGGAGGGATTATGCTTTTATGATCATCCTGGTAGGTTGCTTTATTTACCAGTTTGTGAAAATATTGCCATATACTCCTTTTGTTCCTTACGACGTTGGAAAGCCAACAGAAACGGTTGACATTCAAACGGGTATGATGTTGTTAACCTCCAATGTACTTCAGAAAAACAAAGAGAAGGCGATCCTGATCGAAGAGATGAAAAAACTTAATCCCGATGTTGCTGTTTTTACGGAAACTGATATCAAATGGGCAGATGCCTTAAAATCTGGTATTGGGAGCGATTATCCATATAAAGTTGAAGTGCCGCTTGACAATACATACGGAATGCTTTTATATTCAAAATTTAAGCTGAACAATCCTCAGGTGAAATATATCGTGGATGATAGTATTCCTTCTATTCACACTGAAATTGAACTACGTTCCGGCGCTAGGATTCAATTACACGCAATTCACCCTACTCCTCCCATGCCACAACATAACCCATCATCTTCAGATCGCGATGCTGAAATGATGAAAATTGCTCTCGAATCTATGGATTCTGATATTCCAGTTGTAGTAATAGGAGATTTTAATGATGTTGCCTGGTCTCGAACTACAAGTATGTTTCAGACTGTTGGTGAATTGCTGGACGTGAGAAAAGGACGAAGCTTCTATAATACCTTCAATGCCAAAAGTTTTATCATGCGCTGGTCACTGGATCATATATTTGTTTCTGAAGAATTTAGAGTAGAAAAAATCGGTTTAGGAGATGATGTAAAATCAGATCACTTTCCGTTTTACGCCCAGTTGTTTTTACAACCAGAACTGGCAGAAGAGCAAAAGCCAGATGAAGCTCCTGAAGATGAGATCAGAAAGGCAAAAGAACAAATTGCTGAAGAAGAAAAAGAAAATACAGAGAAAGGTCCTAATGGATCGAGTAATCAATAA
- a CDS encoding SDR family oxidoreductase encodes MSIKGKTIIITGASSGIGEATALKLTKEGANVVLTARREERLNELKKKVDGLNAGKALVVTGDVTNKDNFKKLVEKTKEEFNSIDGLINNAGLMPLSYVKNLHTDEWDKMIDVNLKGVMNGVAAVLPTMMEQKSGNIINISSSAANKIYPGGAVYCATKSAVKMFSEGLRMELAPKFGINVTSIEPGFVDTELTDSITDDEIKEGLLSNFKEMTPLEAQDIADAIYYSLTQPKRANVNDVFIMPTDQEQ; translated from the coding sequence ATGAGTATTAAAGGAAAGACGATCATTATTACAGGAGCATCTAGTGGAATTGGTGAAGCAACAGCATTGAAATTGACAAAGGAAGGCGCCAATGTAGTTTTAACTGCTAGAAGAGAAGAACGTCTGAATGAATTAAAAAAGAAGGTAGATGGATTAAACGCTGGAAAAGCGCTGGTAGTAACCGGTGATGTTACCAACAAAGATAATTTCAAGAAATTAGTTGAGAAAACGAAAGAGGAATTTAATAGTATAGATGGTTTAATTAATAATGCTGGTCTAATGCCATTATCTTATGTAAAAAATCTACATACCGATGAATGGGATAAGATGATTGATGTTAATCTTAAAGGTGTTATGAATGGAGTAGCAGCGGTATTACCAACGATGATGGAACAGAAGTCGGGTAATATCATTAATATTTCATCAAGTGCTGCTAATAAGATCTATCCTGGTGGAGCAGTTTACTGTGCAACAAAATCTGCAGTAAAAATGTTTTCTGAAGGTTTGAGAATGGAGCTGGCACCTAAATTCGGAATTAATGTGACATCTATTGAACCTGGTTTCGTAGACACAGAGCTTACAGATTCTATTACAGATGATGAGATTAAGGAAGGATTGCTTTCTAATTTCAAAGAAATGACTCCTCTGGAAGCTCAGGATATTGCAGATGCGATCTATTATTCTCTAACGCAACCAAAGCGTGCAAATGTAAATGATGTTTTCATCATGCCTACAGATCAGGAACAATAG
- the galE gene encoding UDP-glucose 4-epimerase GalE — protein MNNKKVLVTGGLGFIGSHTVVALQQEGFKVVIIDNLSNSSIEVLGGITQISGKTPEFENIDLREKSVVKDFFEKYPDIGNVIHFAASKAVGESVINPLLYYENNLSTLVYLLHELNNREKANFIFSSSCTVYGQADELPITENAPVKQAESPYGNTKQIGEEIIRDTCKVNQELKAISLRYFNPIGAHHSGQIGELPIGTPQNLVPYITQTAIGKRSELSVYGDDYPTRDGTAIRDYIHVMDLAEAHVSALKRLLSQNENENYEVFNLGTGNGNTVLEVIKSFEKVSEKDLAYKIVGRREGDITAAYADTNKANDHLNWKAKRSLDDALDSAWKWQKLVEKKEENQD, from the coding sequence ATGAATAATAAAAAAGTACTGGTTACCGGTGGTCTTGGTTTTATTGGATCACATACCGTAGTAGCCTTACAACAGGAAGGGTTTAAAGTTGTAATTATAGATAATCTTTCAAACTCATCTATAGAGGTTCTTGGTGGAATAACTCAAATAAGCGGTAAGACACCAGAATTTGAAAATATAGATCTCAGGGAGAAATCTGTAGTGAAGGATTTCTTCGAGAAATACCCGGATATTGGAAACGTGATTCACTTTGCTGCTTCCAAGGCAGTTGGAGAAAGTGTAATTAATCCCTTACTGTATTATGAAAATAATCTTTCAACCTTAGTGTACTTATTGCACGAACTGAATAATAGGGAGAAGGCCAACTTTATTTTCAGTTCTTCCTGTACGGTTTATGGGCAGGCTGATGAGTTACCTATAACCGAGAATGCACCGGTAAAACAAGCTGAGTCTCCTTATGGTAATACAAAGCAAATAGGTGAGGAGATCATTAGGGATACCTGTAAGGTTAATCAGGAATTAAAGGCAATTTCGTTACGTTATTTCAATCCAATTGGAGCACATCATTCAGGACAGATTGGGGAACTTCCAATTGGAACTCCGCAAAACCTGGTGCCATATATTACTCAAACTGCGATTGGAAAGAGATCTGAACTATCTGTATATGGCGATGATTATCCTACCAGAGACGGAACAGCTATACGTGATTATATTCATGTGATGGATCTAGCAGAAGCGCATGTTTCAGCATTGAAACGTTTGCTATCGCAGAATGAGAATGAGAATTACGAAGTTTTTAATCTGGGGACAGGAAACGGTAATACAGTTCTCGAGGTCATTAAGTCTTTTGAAAAAGTTTCTGAAAAGGATCTGGCTTATAAAATAGTGGGTCGAAGAGAAGGAGATATCACCGCAGCCTATGCAGATACTAATAAGGCAAATGATCATTTAAACTGGAAAGCGAAAAGATCTCTGGATGATGCGCTAGATAGTGCCTGGAAATGGCAGAAGCTAGTAGAGAAAAAGGAAGAAAATCAGGATTAG
- a CDS encoding acyl-CoA thioesterase: MRFHTRKWIKPEDLNPNGTLFGGRLLEWIDEECALYSIVQLENPKTVTKYMSEIDFRSSAHQGDIVEIGIEVIKFGTASLTLQCEVRNKMTRETIITVDRIVMVALGDDGKPKPHGKNKIEFVKDRLNN; this comes from the coding sequence ATGAGATTTCATACCAGAAAATGGATTAAACCTGAAGACCTGAACCCAAACGGAACTTTATTTGGTGGCCGTTTGTTAGAGTGGATAGACGAAGAATGTGCTTTATATAGTATAGTTCAATTAGAAAACCCCAAGACCGTCACTAAATATATGAGTGAGATAGACTTTAGAAGTTCTGCTCACCAGGGTGATATAGTAGAAATAGGGATTGAGGTGATAAAATTCGGAACTGCTTCTCTTACGCTTCAATGTGAAGTTCGAAATAAAATGACAAGAGAAACCATTATTACCGTAGATCGTATAGTTATGGTAGCTCTAGGAGACGATGGTAAGCCTAAACCACATGGAAAGAATAAAATAGAATTTGTAAAAGACCGACTTAATAACTAG
- a CDS encoding NUDIX hydrolase, translated as MADNKIAVTVDSVVFCKTNNLFKVLLIQRNNEPFKDQWALPGGFVDEGEDLETAAKRELKEETGVVVKSMEQVQAFGNPGRDPRGHTISIAFLSRIFCEEDLTPSDDAQDARWVAVEDLPDIELAFDHDEIINVAQQFL; from the coding sequence ATGGCAGATAATAAGATAGCAGTAACAGTTGACAGCGTCGTATTCTGTAAAACAAATAATTTATTTAAGGTTTTATTGATTCAGCGTAACAATGAGCCATTTAAAGATCAATGGGCTCTGCCTGGCGGATTTGTAGATGAAGGGGAGGACCTGGAAACTGCAGCAAAAAGAGAACTGAAAGAGGAGACCGGTGTGGTTGTTAAAAGTATGGAACAGGTACAGGCCTTCGGTAATCCAGGTCGTGATCCTAGGGGTCATACAATTTCAATAGCATTCCTGAGTAGGATCTTTTGCGAAGAAGATCTAACTCCGTCCGATGATGCTCAGGATGCCAGATGGGTTGCGGTTGAAGACCTGCCTGATATAGAACTGGCATTTGATCATGACGAGATCATTAATGTGGCACAGCAATTCTTATAA
- a CDS encoding NAD-dependent succinate-semialdehyde dehydrogenase, producing MIESKNPYTGETIEKFEELSKEQIDEVLENAQQRYKLWRKTSMGERAEFMKNAAEELKANKEEYARDITLEMGKPISQSISEIEKCAWVCEYYAKHAEEHLANRLIDTDAQKSYVSYEPIGVVLAVMPWNYPFWQVFRFAAPALMAGNIGVLKHASNVMRSANNIQKVFESAGFPKFCFQNMTVGSDKIDAVIKDKRIKAVTLTGSKPAGAAVASTAGSEIKKSVLELGGSNALVVFDNADIDAAVETCIHARFQNTGQSCIAGKRLILQENIAEEFTKKYVDKVKELKSGDPMHEDTFIGTMARVDLAEDLEKQIRDSVDAGANILIGGVRDGAYMQPTVLDHVTKEMAVFKEETFGPAIGITRFKTAEEAIDLVNSSDFGLGVSIFTEDMDFAKYLIPEFEDGAVFVNELVKSDPRLPFGGTKISGYGRELSVDGIQEFVNKKTVYIK from the coding sequence ATGATTGAATCCAAGAATCCATATACCGGTGAGACCATTGAGAAATTTGAAGAGCTCTCTAAAGAACAAATCGATGAAGTTTTAGAGAATGCCCAGCAGCGATATAAACTCTGGAGAAAAACCAGCATGGGTGAACGTGCAGAATTTATGAAAAATGCTGCGGAAGAGCTCAAGGCCAATAAGGAGGAATATGCTCGGGATATAACACTTGAAATGGGGAAGCCAATTTCTCAAAGCATCTCTGAAATTGAAAAATGTGCCTGGGTTTGTGAATATTATGCCAAGCATGCCGAAGAACATCTTGCTAACAGGCTAATAGATACAGATGCTCAAAAGAGTTATGTAAGTTATGAGCCTATTGGAGTGGTTCTGGCTGTTATGCCCTGGAACTACCCATTCTGGCAGGTGTTTAGATTTGCTGCTCCCGCTTTGATGGCTGGTAATATAGGTGTTCTCAAACATGCCAGCAACGTAATGCGCTCTGCAAATAATATTCAGAAGGTATTTGAGAGCGCTGGTTTCCCTAAATTCTGCTTCCAGAATATGACGGTAGGAAGTGACAAGATTGATGCTGTCATAAAGGATAAAAGAATAAAAGCAGTTACTCTAACAGGTTCCAAGCCTGCAGGAGCTGCCGTGGCTTCCACCGCTGGTAGTGAGATAAAAAAATCTGTACTGGAATTAGGGGGTAGTAATGCACTGGTAGTTTTCGACAACGCAGATATTGACGCTGCGGTTGAAACCTGTATTCATGCAAGATTTCAAAATACAGGACAAAGCTGTATTGCAGGAAAGAGACTTATTCTTCAGGAAAATATCGCAGAAGAATTTACAAAAAAGTATGTTGATAAAGTAAAGGAACTCAAAAGTGGAGATCCTATGCACGAGGATACGTTTATTGGTACCATGGCCAGAGTGGATCTCGCGGAAGATCTTGAAAAACAGATAAGAGACTCTGTGGATGCCGGAGCCAATATTCTCATTGGTGGTGTAAGAGATGGAGCTTATATGCAGCCTACAGTACTGGATCATGTGACTAAGGAAATGGCGGTATTTAAAGAAGAAACCTTTGGACCGGCAATTGGTATTACCAGATTTAAAACTGCGGAAGAAGCGATAGATCTTGTAAATAGCTCAGATTTTGGTTTAGGGGTCTCAATTTTTACAGAGGATATGGATTTTGCGAAGTATTTAATTCCAGAATTCGAAGATGGAGCAGTATTCGTCAATGAGCTTGTTAAAAGTGATCCTCGACTGCCATTTGGAGGTACCAAAATTTCAGGTTACGGTCGTGAACTTTCAGTAGACGGTATTCAGGAATTTGTAAATAAGAAAACAGTCTATATAAAATAA
- a CDS encoding DUF3307 domain-containing protein codes for MENSILILLQLLLAHVVTDFVLQPTKWVEHKRRKKGRSRFLYLHSIVAGILTFIFLADPELWYIAIFIGVTHFIVDLWKLQSGKDTLKMFVLDQLFHLIAIIFAWLYLTDNFKNVILFLQEMINSTSILAVIMGYLLVIFPSGFLIGKATSRWQTEVKDDLQKNSLDAAGRYIGIFERILVLTFILTNNFSAIGFLIAAKSILRFSDKAETGARKQTEYVLVGTLMSFTITVIVGFLVRYVMFF; via the coding sequence ATGGAGAATAGTATTTTAATTCTTTTACAACTATTACTGGCACATGTAGTAACCGATTTTGTACTGCAACCTACTAAATGGGTGGAGCATAAAAGAAGGAAAAAAGGCAGATCACGCTTCCTCTACCTACATTCGATCGTAGCAGGGATTCTAACATTTATCTTCTTGGCAGATCCTGAACTCTGGTATATTGCAATATTTATAGGTGTGACTCATTTTATTGTAGATTTATGGAAACTACAGTCTGGAAAAGATACCCTAAAAATGTTCGTGCTGGATCAGCTATTTCACTTAATAGCTATCATCTTTGCCTGGCTTTATCTCACAGATAATTTCAAAAACGTGATCTTATTTTTGCAGGAAATGATCAATTCGACTTCAATCCTTGCAGTCATCATGGGATATCTTCTTGTGATCTTTCCTTCTGGATTTTTAATTGGAAAAGCTACTAGTCGCTGGCAAACAGAAGTCAAAGATGATCTGCAGAAAAATAGTCTCGATGCAGCTGGCCGTTATATTGGAATTTTTGAAAGAATTCTTGTGCTCACGTTTATTCTCACCAATAATTTTTCAGCAATAGGATTCCTGATAGCCGCAAAATCGATTCTTAGGTTTAGTGATAAGGCTGAAACTGGAGCCAGGAAACAGACCGAATATGTTCTGGTTGGAACGCTTATGAGTTTTACTATCACGGTAATCGTAGGCTTCCTAGTACGCTACGTCATGTTTTTCTAG
- a CDS encoding YqaE/Pmp3 family membrane protein, which yields MSILTIVLNILLPPLAVFMKHGLGVTFLISLLLTALGWIPGVIHAFLVNGTK from the coding sequence ATGTCTATTCTAACAATTGTATTAAACATTTTATTACCACCATTGGCCGTATTCATGAAACATGGACTCGGAGTAACATTCCTAATAAGCTTGTTGTTAACGGCCTTAGGTTGGATCCCAGGTGTAATTCACGCGTTTCTTGTTAACGGAACGAAATAA
- a CDS encoding SDR family oxidoreductase: MSTSNKTALITGGSKGIGYGVAETLLKMGYKVAITSRSLSSAEEAAKKLSANDEALGLEADVRSYESQQKAVKQLLDKWGQLDVLVANAGIGNFGSVDELSVDDWKDTIDTNLNGLFYSVKASVEALKKTEGYIITISSLAGTNYFAGGAAYNASKFAVTGFSQAIMLDLRDKGVKVSTIMPGSVATHFNGNEPSKEDAWKIQSEDIGELVGDLLKMNPRTLPSKIEVRPARPPKK; the protein is encoded by the coding sequence ATGAGTACAAGTAATAAAACTGCACTAATCACTGGTGGTAGTAAAGGTATAGGATACGGAGTTGCTGAAACGCTTCTAAAAATGGGATATAAAGTTGCTATAACAAGCAGGTCGTTATCTTCTGCGGAAGAAGCTGCGAAGAAATTATCTGCGAATGATGAGGCTCTTGGTCTGGAAGCAGATGTACGTAGTTATGAAAGTCAGCAGAAAGCTGTAAAGCAATTACTGGACAAATGGGGACAGCTTGATGTTCTTGTCGCAAATGCCGGGATTGGTAATTTTGGGTCAGTAGATGAGTTAAGTGTAGACGACTGGAAAGACACGATAGATACCAACTTAAACGGACTATTTTATTCTGTAAAAGCAAGTGTTGAAGCATTGAAGAAAACTGAGGGTTATATTATTACAATCTCGAGTCTTGCCGGTACGAACTATTTCGCAGGAGGAGCTGCATACAATGCCAGTAAGTTTGCTGTAACCGGTTTCTCTCAGGCGATCATGTTGGATCTTCGCGACAAAGGAGTTAAAGTAAGTACTATTATGCCTGGATCTGTTGCAACACATTTCAATGGCAATGAACCTTCAAAAGAAGATGCATGGAAAATTCAAAGTGAAGATATTGGAGAATTAGTTGGTGATCTTCTGAAAATGAATCCAAGAACGCTTCCAAGTAAAATTGAAGTAAGACCTGCTCGTCCACCGAAAAAATAA
- a CDS encoding mechanosensitive ion channel family protein, whose protein sequence is MQSQAERELETIEGSFNQFYQNLIDQLPGIGLGLLIIILGVLIGIWMGRFFTKRISARTSDPLMSKFLGKAIRFLIIITSIMLALKAAGLGGVATGILTAAGASAVVLGFAFKDIGENFIAGIILAFNRPFDVNDTVEIGDNFGKVKALEFRYTKLKTFDGKDVYIPNSDVLTKPATNYTEDGFFRWSFIIGIAYEDNIDGAKRTVMEALRKEPTVIEDAEHQNFVIEDELATSTVNLKVFFWVDTTDFRMQAMITKGNVVRAVKEALEDNGYYLPADIQEIKLYGGETDFPVGVSNKKEKTD, encoded by the coding sequence ATGCAAAGTCAGGCTGAACGGGAACTAGAAACGATTGAAGGATCCTTCAATCAATTTTATCAAAATCTAATTGATCAGTTACCTGGTATTGGACTTGGCTTGTTGATCATAATTCTTGGTGTCCTTATTGGCATCTGGATGGGAAGATTTTTCACCAAACGAATATCTGCCAGGACTTCAGATCCTCTAATGAGTAAATTTCTTGGTAAGGCTATCAGGTTTCTTATAATCATTACTTCCATCATGTTAGCTCTGAAAGCTGCTGGCCTTGGAGGTGTTGCAACAGGTATTCTCACCGCAGCAGGAGCCAGTGCTGTTGTCTTAGGTTTTGCATTTAAGGATATAGGTGAAAACTTTATTGCAGGGATAATCCTCGCGTTTAACCGTCCATTTGATGTAAATGATACTGTGGAAATTGGCGATAACTTCGGAAAAGTGAAAGCGCTTGAATTCAGATATACTAAGCTTAAAACATTTGATGGAAAGGATGTGTACATTCCAAATAGTGATGTGTTAACCAAACCTGCAACCAATTATACTGAAGACGGATTTTTTCGATGGAGCTTTATCATTGGAATAGCCTATGAAGATAATATCGATGGAGCTAAAAGAACTGTAATGGAAGCCTTACGAAAGGAACCAACGGTCATCGAAGATGCTGAACATCAAAATTTTGTTATCGAAGATGAATTAGCGACCAGTACGGTAAATTTAAAAGTCTTCTTCTGGGTAGACACTACAGATTTCAGGATGCAGGCGATGATCACCAAAGGGAATGTAGTAAGAGCGGTAAAAGAAGCACTTGAAGACAATGGTTATTATCTACCAGCAGATATTCAGGAAATAAAATTATATGGTGGAGAGACAGATTTCCCTGTTGGGGTTTCTAATAAAAAGGAAAAAACCGACTAG
- a CDS encoding mechanosensitive ion channel family protein — translation MIDIICFFEDLFLEYGMNAVLAQYLNLLINIVALTFIVFAANYLVKHFVIEAISAFTNRTKTTIDDFLIKSNFPRYVGRFLPIYIVYELFPLIFIDFPRILEFFFYTMKIYIIILVVWICRSVLRSTRNYLKTRSEFNDKPLESFSQIIMIFLWIIGLMFMFSVITGKSVIGFAISLGAASAVILLIFKDTILGLVASIQVSVNDIVRIGDWITFQKFGADGTVTEINLATVRVQNWDNTYTTIPTYSLISDSFQNWRGMQESPGRRIKRSVFIKQNSVKFLGPEDIAKLKKIQLIAPYLENRQSEIDKYNDTNNIDKSVLINGRNQTNLGIFRKYADSYLQDHSAIHKEMYLIVRHLAPTPNGIPLEILCFSRDKRWENFEYISADIFDHLIAAIPYFDLQLFEAPSGDDIRNFLSERSN, via the coding sequence ATGATCGATATTATTTGTTTTTTCGAAGACCTTTTTCTTGAATATGGAATGAACGCTGTACTGGCACAGTATCTCAATCTGTTAATCAATATTGTTGCACTAACATTCATCGTGTTTGCAGCTAATTACCTGGTCAAGCATTTTGTGATAGAAGCTATCAGTGCGTTTACCAATCGTACTAAAACCACAATAGACGACTTTCTTATTAAAAGTAATTTTCCCAGGTACGTAGGGAGGTTTCTGCCTATTTATATAGTTTACGAATTATTCCCTTTAATATTTATAGATTTCCCCAGGATCTTAGAATTCTTCTTCTATACGATGAAGATTTATATCATCATACTGGTGGTATGGATCTGTCGAAGCGTGCTTCGCTCTACAAGAAATTATCTTAAAACCAGGTCTGAGTTTAATGACAAACCACTGGAAAGTTTCAGCCAGATCATCATGATCTTTCTTTGGATCATAGGCTTAATGTTTATGTTTTCAGTAATTACTGGTAAATCTGTAATTGGCTTTGCAATATCCTTAGGTGCCGCTTCCGCAGTGATTTTACTTATCTTTAAAGATACAATCTTAGGTTTAGTTGCTTCTATACAAGTATCTGTAAATGATATAGTTAGAATTGGAGACTGGATCACGTTTCAAAAATTTGGCGCAGATGGAACAGTAACCGAAATTAACCTTGCGACGGTGCGGGTACAAAACTGGGATAATACTTATACCACGATTCCAACCTATAGTCTTATTTCAGATTCCTTTCAGAACTGGAGAGGTATGCAGGAGTCTCCTGGGAGGAGAATCAAACGTTCGGTCTTTATCAAGCAGAATTCTGTAAAATTCCTTGGACCTGAAGACATAGCCAAGCTAAAAAAAATTCAACTAATAGCTCCTTACCTGGAAAACAGGCAGTCCGAAATTGATAAGTATAACGATACAAATAATATAGATAAAAGTGTACTTATAAACGGAAGAAATCAAACGAACCTGGGAATTTTCAGGAAGTATGCAGACTCGTATTTACAGGATCATTCAGCCATCCATAAAGAGATGTATTTGATTGTAAGACATCTCGCTCCTACACCTAATGGAATTCCTCTGGAAATACTGTGTTTCAGTAGAGACAAACGCTGGGAAAATTTTGAGTATATTTCTGCAGATATTTTTGACCATCTTATTGCTGCCATTCCATATTTCGATCTTCAGTTATTTGAAGCTCCATCTGGTGATGACATCCGTAATTTTCTTTCAGAAAGATCCAATTAA
- a CDS encoding DUF3817 domain-containing protein: protein MALKHKITVFKWVSILEGISFLVLLLIAMPLKYILDMPAMVKHVGMAHGVLFVAYVVGALLLIKPMNWGLKQIAIIFGCSFIPFGPFYVEKKYL, encoded by the coding sequence ATGGCTTTGAAACATAAGATTACTGTATTTAAGTGGGTTAGCATTCTGGAAGGTATTTCATTTCTGGTATTATTGCTCATCGCAATGCCTTTAAAATACATTCTGGATATGCCAGCTATGGTAAAACATGTGGGTATGGCTCACGGAGTACTTTTTGTAGCTTATGTAGTAGGGGCTTTGCTACTTATAAAACCCATGAACTGGGGACTTAAGCAGATCGCGATTATCTTTGGATGCTCATTTATTCCATTCGGACCATTTTACGTAGAGAAAAAATATCTCTAA